The following are encoded in a window of Pelomicrobium methylotrophicum genomic DNA:
- a CDS encoding phage tail tape measure protein has product MAQEFFLGIKLGVTGAAAIGAALGSVQSSLKGLGDAARRLQSEQDRLGEAIRRHMGTLAPQTLAALNRDYERLGRTIESVTRRQEALSRAMQRRSDLAAERQRLGGEIMGAYGTALAVGAPVIGAVREAAGFGDAVKDIAIVGELTREEEARLGASLRRVALSVNQTAADMARGVGLLIANGMEAGKAAQQAELLGRFTTATRASFDDAARMMVSFDLLGVSAQDMALAFSQAAKAGKLGSFEVRDMAKWFPQLGGYLKAIGVTGTEAVVNMASRLQIAMKTAGSTDEAANNFRNFLAKLTSPDTAKDFEKLGIDLQGSMLRMARQGLDPIEGAIAVIMSQMAKTSPKVAAELQALSKEIAAIKDPTERAAELERRRAMIEALGARAGLGQMFQDMQAVGYLLAELQNRDELKRIRTETATGRNADGQMSLDADFAKRMQSPVEQFKALKIALQDMAMDVGDALLPALTDIVQTMKPVVLGMAEWAKAHPALIKGAVGLAVGIAGVKVATLSLSWALNFFVKSPLASVAVAWQTLAARAAIGRAALIAGASPLRAIAAAAGLSGGAIARLGAALVWFKGAATAALMAVGRAVLWLGRAVLLNPIGLVLTAIAGAAYLVWRNWDKIGPLLGRVWDGIKSGFANAWEWLKGLPGRLLDIGQRIVGGLIDGIKSRLSAAGEAIKGLGQSVVSGLKNLLGIRSPSRVFAELGGFVAEGFAGGIGSGLAAVKKSAAALSAAALIATPAVAAANPQAMPAVTDATRTIRQTVEPLALPHLSRREIDAAVPAFGATKVGAGGAAPMQITFAPQITVTGAASPEAARQQVERAVQMSFAEFERLMRRYGHERRRIAP; this is encoded by the coding sequence ATGGCACAAGAATTCTTCCTCGGCATCAAGCTCGGCGTGACGGGCGCGGCGGCCATTGGCGCGGCGCTCGGTTCTGTGCAGTCATCGCTCAAGGGGCTGGGGGACGCAGCGCGTCGCCTGCAATCCGAGCAGGACAGGCTGGGAGAGGCCATCCGCCGCCACATGGGCACGCTTGCGCCGCAGACGCTCGCTGCCCTCAATCGCGACTACGAGCGCCTGGGCCGCACCATCGAGTCTGTCACCCGGCGGCAGGAGGCGCTCTCGCGCGCCATGCAGCGGCGCAGCGACCTGGCCGCAGAGCGACAGCGGCTGGGCGGCGAGATCATGGGGGCCTATGGCACGGCGCTGGCCGTGGGCGCGCCGGTGATCGGCGCGGTGCGCGAGGCCGCAGGCTTTGGCGATGCCGTCAAGGACATCGCCATCGTGGGCGAGCTCACCCGCGAGGAGGAGGCCAGGCTCGGCGCATCCTTGCGCCGGGTGGCGCTGTCGGTCAACCAGACCGCCGCCGACATGGCGCGCGGCGTGGGGCTTTTGATCGCCAACGGCATGGAGGCGGGCAAGGCCGCGCAGCAGGCCGAGCTGCTCGGGCGCTTCACCACCGCCACGCGCGCCTCCTTCGACGACGCCGCGCGCATGATGGTGAGCTTCGACCTCCTCGGCGTCTCGGCCCAGGACATGGCGCTCGCCTTCTCCCAGGCGGCCAAGGCGGGCAAGCTGGGGTCTTTCGAAGTGCGCGACATGGCCAAGTGGTTCCCGCAACTGGGCGGCTATCTCAAGGCCATCGGCGTCACCGGCACCGAGGCCGTGGTCAACATGGCTTCCCGCCTGCAAATCGCCATGAAGACGGCGGGCAGCACCGACGAGGCAGCAAACAACTTCCGCAACTTCCTCGCCAAGCTCACCAGCCCGGACACGGCCAAGGATTTCGAGAAGCTCGGCATCGACCTGCAAGGCTCCATGCTGCGCATGGCGCGGCAGGGGCTGGACCCCATCGAGGGCGCGATCGCCGTCATCATGAGCCAGATGGCGAAGACTTCTCCCAAGGTGGCCGCCGAGCTGCAAGCGCTGTCCAAGGAGATCGCCGCCATCAAAGATCCTACCGAGCGGGCAGCAGAACTCGAGCGCCGCCGCGCCATGATCGAGGCGCTGGGCGCGCGCGCAGGGCTCGGCCAGATGTTCCAGGACATGCAGGCCGTGGGCTATCTGCTGGCCGAGCTCCAGAACCGCGACGAGCTCAAGCGCATCCGCACGGAGACCGCCACCGGGCGCAACGCGGACGGGCAGATGAGCCTGGACGCGGACTTCGCCAAGCGCATGCAGTCTCCCGTCGAGCAGTTCAAGGCGCTGAAAATCGCCCTCCAGGACATGGCCATGGACGTGGGCGACGCGCTACTGCCCGCGCTCACCGACATCGTGCAGACCATGAAGCCGGTGGTGCTGGGCATGGCCGAGTGGGCCAAGGCGCACCCGGCGCTGATCAAGGGCGCGGTGGGGCTGGCCGTTGGCATTGCGGGCGTCAAGGTCGCCACGCTCTCGCTTTCCTGGGCGCTCAACTTCTTCGTCAAGTCGCCCCTGGCGTCGGTCGCCGTGGCCTGGCAGACGCTCGCCGCCCGCGCTGCCATCGGTCGCGCGGCGCTCATCGCCGGAGCCTCGCCCCTGCGCGCCATCGCCGCTGCCGCCGGGCTCTCCGGCGGAGCGATCGCGCGGCTTGGCGCTGCGCTCGTCTGGTTCAAGGGCGCGGCCACCGCCGCGCTCATGGCCGTGGGCCGCGCCGTGCTGTGGCTGGGGAGGGCGGTGCTATTGAACCCCATCGGCCTCGTGCTCACCGCCATCGCGGGGGCGGCCTACCTCGTCTGGCGCAACTGGGACAAGATCGGGCCGCTGCTCGGGCGCGTGTGGGATGGCATCAAAAGCGGCTTTGCCAATGCCTGGGAATGGCTCAAGGGCCTGCCAGGACGGCTGCTTGACATTGGCCAGAGAATCGTGGGCGGGCTGATCGACGGCATCAAGAGCCGCCTTTCCGCCGCGGGCGAGGCCATCAAGGGCCTGGGCCAGTCGGTCGTCTCCGGCCTCAAGAACCTACTGGGCATCCGCTCGCCTTCGCGCGTCTTCGCCGAGCTGGGCGGCTTCGTCGCCGAGGGCTTTGCGGGCGGGATAGGATCAGGGTTGGCCGCCGTCAAAAAGTCGGCTGCCGCGCTGTCTGCCGCGGCGCTCATCGCCACGCCTGCCGTCGCTGCCGCCAATCCGCAGGCCATGCCCGCCGTCACCGACGCCACGCGCACGATCCGGCAAACCGTGGAGCCGCTGGCGCTGCCGCATTTGTCGCGCCGGGAGATCGACGCCGCCGTGCCCGCATTCGGTGCGACGAAAGTCGGCGCGGGCGGCGCGGCACCCATGCAGATCACCTTCGCTCCGCAGATCACCGTGACCGGCGCGGCCAGCCCGGAGGCCGCGCGGCAGCAGGTCGAGCGGGCGGTGCAGATGAGCTTTGCCGAGTTCGAGCGGCTGATGCGCCGCTACGGGCATGAGCGCCGGAGGATCGCGCCATGA
- a CDS encoding phage tail protein produces MADRLAPDVLALDARFGPLAETTARLEALPLDGLLTYLIDTVPAEWLPELGRQFHIMPLEGWQFAATDAERRRLIKESIALHRKKGTPWAVKRALEIAGFGGQCRITEGRIARRYDGTIFCDGAEVYGGHSWAEFGLDADLGETAGLEAGTAARVAEIVREWAPASRHLTRLAWRANTSDTASSADTAQATGQITASDLRPWRRYYDGSLRYDQGVLLTYAGGTIADGRRRYQGWAVNDSHWRAGTPESDTTLSLAWSDADRQQALPRFDGATQADGTSDYGDSAPVAEDAVMPITVVRHVRYDGRWRYGADNTCSGTARYDGTRRYTAGRIASGDEVTYLEAA; encoded by the coding sequence ATGGCTGACCGGCTCGCGCCTGACGTGCTCGCGCTCGATGCGCGCTTCGGGCCGCTGGCCGAGACCACCGCGCGGCTCGAAGCCCTGCCGCTCGATGGGCTACTCACCTACCTCATCGACACCGTGCCTGCCGAATGGCTGCCGGAGCTTGGGCGGCAGTTTCACATCATGCCGCTGGAGGGCTGGCAGTTTGCCGCCACGGACGCCGAGCGCCGCAGGCTCATCAAGGAGTCCATCGCGCTGCACCGCAAGAAGGGCACGCCCTGGGCGGTCAAGCGTGCACTGGAGATTGCGGGCTTCGGCGGCCAGTGCCGCATCACCGAAGGCCGCATCGCCCGCCGTTACGACGGCACGATCTTCTGCGACGGCGCTGAGGTCTACGGCGGCCACTCCTGGGCCGAGTTCGGACTTGATGCTGACCTCGGCGAGACCGCCGGGCTGGAGGCCGGCACGGCAGCGCGGGTAGCGGAGATCGTGCGCGAATGGGCGCCGGCTTCGCGCCACCTCACGCGCCTGGCCTGGCGCGCCAACACCAGCGACACCGCGAGCAGCGCCGACACAGCGCAAGCAACAGGGCAGATCACCGCCAGCGACCTGCGCCCCTGGCGGCGCTACTACGACGGCAGCTTGCGCTACGACCAGGGCGTGCTGCTCACCTACGCCGGCGGCACTATCGCCGACGGCCGCCGCCGCTACCAGGGCTGGGCAGTCAACGACAGCCACTGGCGCGCAGGCACACCCGAGTCCGACACCACGCTGTCGCTCGCCTGGTCGGACGCCGACCGCCAGCAGGCGCTGCCGCGCTTTGATGGCGCCACGCAGGCCGACGGCACCAGCGACTACGGCGATAGCGCGCCGGTGGCCGAGGATGCCGTGATGCCCATCACCGTGGTGCGCCATGTGCGCTACGACGGACGCTGGCGCTACGGGGCCGACAACACCTGCAGCGGCACAGCCCGCTACGACGGCACCCGCCGCTACACCGCCGGGCGCATCGCATCCGGCGACGAGGTCACCTACCTGGAGGCTGCATGA
- a CDS encoding GPW/gp25 family protein, translating into MSALPATHHWQPALGRDGVVEDVDDIRQAIAIILRTPQGSDPLRPDFGSRVWLYLDYPIDRARPHVVRETVEAIRRWEPRVTVTRVLVALDEAARLTITAFFKLASGVEVSMEVRPR; encoded by the coding sequence ATGAGCGCGCTCCCCGCCACCCACCACTGGCAACCGGCACTGGGCCGCGACGGCGTCGTCGAGGACGTGGACGACATCCGCCAGGCCATCGCCATCATCCTGCGCACGCCGCAGGGAAGCGACCCCCTGCGCCCCGACTTCGGCTCGCGCGTGTGGCTGTATCTGGACTACCCCATCGACCGCGCCCGCCCGCACGTGGTGCGCGAGACGGTGGAAGCGATCCGCCGCTGGGAGCCGCGCGTCACCGTCACCCGCGTCCTCGTCGCGCTCGATGAGGCGGCGCGCCTGACCATCACCGCCTTCTTCAAGCTCGCCTCGGGCGTCGAGGTCAGCATGGAGGTGCGCCCGCGATGA
- a CDS encoding tail protein X produces the protein MVKSILHTTSDGDRWDLIAWRYYRDVSQTAALIEANPHAPRTGILPAGLKIAVPLIERAATTQSLPPWKR, from the coding sequence ATGGTCAAAAGCATCCTGCACACCACGAGCGACGGCGATCGCTGGGACCTGATCGCCTGGCGCTACTACCGTGATGTCTCGCAGACGGCGGCCTTGATCGAGGCCAACCCGCACGCGCCGCGCACCGGCATCCTGCCCGCCGGTCTCAAGATCGCCGTGCCGCTCATCGAGCGCGCCGCCACCACGCAGAGCCTGCCGCCATGGAAGCGATAA
- a CDS encoding phage tail protein produces the protein MSLYATLGETELEIITWLDGLSVRYAADYAEQGLIGRKSLLQYTGHRPDEVKIDARLHASWCNPADEVRRIKERMDGREPLAFVLGTGEYRGVFVIAEAEVTATQTDGYGAAIAFELSITLREYVGDPAEPNPPGVITAGYRIPIGATGAGAFDLLADAPLASPGGLAAAVSQGIAAVAQGVQLAADVASLARMAEGSPASAALALPSLAGRVSAFGATIPVETFGEIGQMAGAVASVVTDALTVASGFAAARAQWDAAGAALGAGISALPGALYSVSAATSAMDGARGALSRLAASAATRLPVLMEA, from the coding sequence ATGAGCCTCTACGCCACACTGGGAGAGACCGAGCTGGAGATCATCACCTGGCTCGATGGCCTGTCGGTGCGCTACGCCGCCGACTACGCCGAGCAGGGATTGATCGGCCGCAAGAGCCTCTTGCAATACACCGGCCACCGGCCCGACGAGGTGAAGATCGACGCGCGGCTGCACGCCTCGTGGTGCAACCCGGCGGACGAGGTGCGCCGGATCAAGGAGCGCATGGACGGCCGCGAGCCGCTCGCCTTCGTCTTGGGCACCGGCGAGTATCGCGGCGTCTTCGTGATCGCCGAGGCCGAGGTGACGGCGACACAGACCGACGGCTACGGCGCGGCCATCGCCTTCGAGCTGTCCATCACCCTGCGCGAATACGTGGGCGATCCGGCAGAACCCAACCCGCCCGGCGTCATCACGGCGGGTTACCGCATCCCTATTGGCGCGACCGGCGCGGGCGCATTCGACCTGCTGGCGGACGCGCCGCTGGCCAGCCCTGGCGGTCTGGCTGCGGCCGTCTCGCAAGGCATCGCCGCCGTGGCGCAGGGCGTGCAGCTTGCTGCCGACGTGGCGAGCCTGGCGCGCATGGCTGAAGGCTCGCCTGCGTCTGCGGCGCTGGCGCTGCCGTCTCTGGCAGGGCGCGTGTCCGCATTCGGCGCGACGATCCCCGTCGAGACCTTCGGCGAGATCGGCCAGATGGCGGGCGCAGTGGCGTCTGTCGTCACCGATGCGCTGACGGTGGCCAGCGGCTTTGCGGCGGCTCGCGCGCAGTGGGATGCGGCAGGAGCCGCGCTCGGCGCGGGCATCTCGGCGCTGCCGGGGGCGCTCTACAGCGTTTCTGCCGCCACCTCCGCGATGGATGGTGCGCGCGGGGCGCTCTCGCGGCTGGCCGCCAGCGCCGCCACCCGGCTGCCGGTGCTGATGGAGGCTTGA
- a CDS encoding baseplate assembly protein: MSALKVIPDDASAIRAEIAAAYEGATGKTLYPAQVESLLVDLIAYRETLLRAAINDAARQNLVRFARSPMLDYLGELVGVARLPGEDDERLRSRILEAPESFSVAGPRLAYRHHAMSADSSIVDVAVTSPEPGVVRLYPLTATGLPSADIKTLVLAKASAEDVRPLCDTVEVADPIDMSFIVDARLTVLQQYDAETVRQQALAAVITRCNEIASRLGRDVARSALIAALHVEGVASVRLVAPNADISVPETAWAHATSISLTVEGVSHG, from the coding sequence ATGAGCGCGCTCAAGGTCATCCCTGACGACGCATCGGCCATCCGCGCCGAGATCGCCGCAGCCTATGAGGGCGCCACCGGCAAGACCCTCTACCCGGCGCAGGTCGAGTCGCTCCTCGTCGACCTCATCGCCTACCGCGAGACGCTCCTGCGTGCCGCGATCAACGATGCCGCGCGGCAGAACCTCGTGCGCTTTGCCCGCTCGCCCATGCTCGACTACCTGGGGGAGCTCGTGGGCGTCGCCCGCCTGCCCGGCGAAGACGACGAGCGCCTCAGATCCCGCATCCTGGAGGCGCCGGAATCATTTTCTGTTGCCGGGCCGCGCCTCGCCTACCGCCACCATGCGATGAGCGCCGATAGCAGCATCGTCGATGTGGCCGTGACCAGCCCAGAGCCTGGTGTGGTGCGGCTTTATCCGCTCACTGCCACCGGCCTGCCGTCCGCCGACATCAAGACGCTTGTGCTCGCCAAAGCATCCGCCGAAGACGTGCGGCCACTCTGCGACACCGTGGAAGTGGCTGACCCAATCGACATGTCGTTTATCGTGGATGCGCGCCTGACCGTGCTCCAGCAATACGACGCCGAGACCGTGCGCCAGCAGGCACTGGCCGCCGTCATTACGCGATGCAATGAGATCGCCTCGCGCCTGGGGCGCGATGTCGCCCGCTCGGCGCTCATCGCCGCGCTGCATGTCGAGGGTGTGGCAAGTGTTCGGCTTGTCGCCCCGAATGCGGACATCAGCGTGCCCGAGACCGCCTGGGCGCACGCCACCAGCATCAGCCTCACCGTGGAGGGCGTGAGCCATGGCTGA
- a CDS encoding phage late control D family protein — MEAITPQVKLTYGGRDITADLSPYLMRVAYTDRLDGSADSLDVALAETDAIKSRWLSDWYPDKGMEMKLEYGYAGQPLVSAGSFDVDEIEIESPPLSIRIRALATGISRAVRTRIGKAYENTTLAKILDEIAKRIGAKRKGKVADIPIDRATQYQETDWAFAVRLAREYGYALKLTDNNKTLAVMKLGEDAAPVRTLAPGDLTRYTYRDRITEVPARSEARHHDPATGQLVIYRIEKGVAVPDGTTTAADTRKRHVRAKTPEQAKAIAEAEQARHEIDKTSLEVQLPGDPLLVAGATVDVAGLARLDGRYLIIEARHEISRDAGYATTVSLKRIQEKTP, encoded by the coding sequence ATGGAAGCGATAACACCCCAGGTCAAGCTCACCTACGGCGGGCGCGACATCACGGCGGACCTCTCGCCCTACCTCATGCGCGTCGCCTATACCGACCGGCTGGACGGCTCCGCCGACAGCCTGGACGTGGCGCTGGCCGAAACCGACGCCATCAAGAGCCGCTGGCTGTCTGACTGGTACCCGGACAAGGGCATGGAGATGAAACTCGAATACGGCTACGCCGGGCAGCCGCTGGTGTCTGCCGGGTCGTTCGATGTGGACGAGATCGAAATCGAAAGCCCGCCGCTCTCTATCCGCATCCGGGCGCTGGCCACCGGCATCAGCCGAGCGGTGAGGACGCGCATCGGAAAGGCGTATGAGAACACGACGCTTGCCAAGATCCTCGACGAGATCGCCAAGCGCATCGGCGCCAAGCGCAAGGGCAAGGTGGCGGACATTCCGATCGACCGCGCCACGCAATACCAGGAGACCGACTGGGCTTTCGCCGTGCGCCTGGCGCGCGAATACGGCTACGCCTTGAAGCTCACTGATAACAACAAGACGCTCGCTGTGATGAAGCTGGGCGAGGACGCCGCGCCGGTGCGCACGCTTGCGCCCGGCGACCTCACGCGCTACACCTACCGCGACCGCATCACCGAGGTGCCTGCGAGGAGCGAGGCGCGCCACCACGACCCGGCCACCGGGCAGCTCGTCATCTACCGCATCGAAAAAGGCGTGGCCGTGCCGGATGGCACGACAACCGCCGCCGACACGCGCAAGCGCCACGTGCGCGCCAAGACGCCGGAGCAGGCCAAGGCGATTGCCGAAGCGGAGCAGGCGCGCCACGAGATCGACAAGACGAGCCTGGAGGTGCAACTGCCCGGCGATCCGCTGCTCGTGGCCGGCGCTACCGTGGATGTGGCGGGTCTCGCGCGGCTCGACGGGCGCTACCTCATCATCGAGGCGCGGCATGAGATCAGCCGCGACGCGGGCTACGCCACCACCGTGAGCCTCAAGCGCATCCAGGAGAAAACCCCATGA
- a CDS encoding phage baseplate assembly protein V — MIETQRESLATLKFGVVTALEATTHRVRVRLPDLDDLETAWLPVLTLRTHRDRVTHLPDVGEHVAVLLDPNGEDGVVLGAIFSARDPAPGSGPDITAARFADGTVVEYDRASHRLLLSVRGPVQIVADGPVTVTAPSVTLDSPQVTVTGHLTVGNGLSISGGSGAAATISGNVSVQGNIDASGSIMDAGGNSNHHSH, encoded by the coding sequence ATGATCGAGACCCAACGCGAGTCGCTTGCCACACTCAAGTTCGGCGTCGTGACCGCATTGGAGGCGACGACGCACCGCGTGCGCGTGCGCCTGCCCGACCTCGACGACCTGGAGACTGCCTGGCTGCCGGTGCTGACGCTACGCACCCACCGCGACCGCGTCACACACCTGCCCGACGTGGGCGAGCATGTGGCGGTGCTGCTCGACCCAAATGGCGAGGACGGCGTGGTGCTGGGCGCGATCTTCTCCGCACGCGACCCGGCACCGGGTAGCGGCCCGGACATCACCGCTGCGCGCTTTGCCGACGGCACCGTGGTCGAATACGACCGCGCATCCCACCGGCTGCTGCTGTCGGTGCGCGGCCCCGTGCAGATCGTGGCCGATGGGCCGGTGACCGTCACCGCGCCGTCGGTCACCCTCGACAGCCCGCAGGTGACCGTGACCGGGCATCTCACCGTGGGAAATGGCCTTTCAATCTCCGGCGGCTCTGGCGCTGCGGCGACCATCTCCGGCAACGTCAGCGTCCAGGGCAATATCGACGCCTCTGGCAGCATCATGGACGCGGGCGGCAACTCCAATCACCACAGCCACTGA